In the genome of Gordonia rubripertincta, one region contains:
- a CDS encoding MlaE family ABC transporter permease translates to MPTEPSRRLTDRLDAGKALKPAESFGEKLAFYGVALRAVPKAMTHYRRETLRLLAEVSLGAGALAIIGGTVVIIGFLTAAAGYEVGQQGSSSLGRVGVEAMSGFISAFFNTREAIPVIAGVALTATVGSGFTAQLGAMRVSEEIDALEVMSVQSLPYLVSTRIAAGLAAVVPLYAIALFTGYAATKFVSVFLSDQSPGTYDHYFQLFLQPGDIAISLLKVIVMAVAVMAVHCYYGYNASGGPAGVGVAVGHAVRTSLIIIMMVDFIVGIALYGGVHATVRVSG, encoded by the coding sequence ATGCCCACCGAACCGTCGCGGCGACTGACCGACCGGTTGGACGCCGGGAAGGCGCTGAAGCCCGCCGAATCCTTCGGAGAGAAACTGGCGTTCTACGGGGTGGCGCTGCGGGCGGTACCCAAGGCGATGACCCACTATCGTCGCGAGACCTTGCGCCTGCTAGCTGAGGTGTCGCTCGGCGCAGGTGCACTCGCCATCATCGGCGGGACCGTCGTGATCATCGGATTCCTCACGGCTGCAGCCGGATACGAGGTCGGTCAACAGGGATCGAGTTCACTGGGGCGCGTCGGTGTGGAAGCGATGTCGGGCTTCATTTCCGCCTTCTTCAACACCCGCGAAGCGATCCCGGTCATTGCTGGCGTCGCACTCACGGCGACGGTGGGCTCCGGTTTCACTGCGCAACTCGGTGCCATGCGCGTGAGCGAGGAGATCGACGCGCTCGAGGTGATGTCGGTTCAGTCGCTGCCCTATCTGGTGTCGACGCGGATCGCGGCGGGACTCGCCGCTGTGGTGCCGCTGTACGCGATCGCCCTCTTCACCGGGTACGCCGCCACCAAGTTCGTGAGCGTGTTCCTGTCGGACCAGTCGCCGGGCACCTACGACCACTACTTCCAGCTGTTCTTGCAGCCCGGTGACATCGCGATCTCACTGTTGAAGGTGATCGTCATGGCGGTCGCCGTGATGGCGGTGCACTGCTACTACGGCTACAACGCCAGCGGTGGACCGGCCGGGGTCGGCGTCGCTGTCGGCCACGCCGTCCGCACGTCACTGATCATCATCATGATGGTCGACTTCATCGTCGGTATCGCCTTGTACGGCGGCGTCCACGCGACTGTGCGGGTGTCGGGATGA
- a CDS encoding helix-turn-helix domain-containing protein — MTLGESGVPPLAFAQLLDSGALGTEATSAFGRIMAQEGTDLRTLITQEAQVPMQWFHDVYPTMGPHDGFRLGLAFAEHAQLTSFGPLSLPLVSAGSVVDIVELLRFLPLISTALSADFHHGASGLTIGLAGRTDSAGTDCFAVTYGGLTVLRLVKILTGDVSSAELHLTCPAPTEPLNVGEIGHRVVFDAPASFVRIPAEALHEVCRFSDPVAYRIGTAELRRLCDQRRHNSYTQRVRAQFDADPARVNASRIAAELSVSVSTLKRHLHAEGTTLRRLRQQFMQEHAILRLLDPGVGIGQIATELGYCDVASFSHAFARWVGCSPSQFRLRRARPPAA; from the coding sequence GTGACCCTCGGTGAATCCGGTGTGCCCCCGTTGGCGTTTGCACAGCTTCTCGACAGCGGTGCGCTGGGCACGGAGGCGACGAGCGCATTCGGTCGGATAATGGCCCAGGAGGGCACCGACCTCAGAACGTTGATCACGCAAGAAGCGCAGGTGCCGATGCAATGGTTTCATGACGTGTATCCGACGATGGGGCCGCACGACGGGTTTCGGCTGGGCCTCGCATTCGCTGAGCACGCTCAGCTGACCTCCTTCGGTCCACTGAGCCTGCCGCTGGTCAGTGCCGGGTCGGTCGTTGACATCGTCGAGTTGCTTCGTTTTCTGCCGTTGATCTCGACGGCGCTAAGTGCGGACTTTCATCATGGCGCCAGTGGTCTTACCATCGGTCTCGCAGGGCGCACCGACAGCGCGGGTACCGACTGCTTTGCCGTCACTTATGGGGGCCTGACCGTTCTGCGTCTGGTGAAAATACTCACAGGAGATGTGTCCTCAGCAGAGTTACACCTGACCTGCCCGGCGCCGACCGAGCCGCTGAACGTGGGAGAGATAGGGCATCGAGTCGTCTTCGATGCGCCAGCGTCATTTGTTCGCATACCAGCCGAGGCGCTTCATGAGGTGTGCCGCTTTTCCGATCCCGTCGCCTACCGGATCGGTACCGCCGAACTGCGACGGCTCTGCGATCAGCGGCGTCACAACTCGTACACGCAGCGCGTCCGAGCCCAGTTTGATGCAGACCCTGCTCGAGTCAACGCTAGTCGGATCGCAGCAGAGCTGTCGGTATCGGTAAGCACACTCAAACGGCACCTACACGCCGAGGGCACCACCCTGCGCCGCCTACGACAGCAATTCATGCAGGAGCACGCCATCCTCCGACTTCTCGATCCCGGCGTCGGAATCGGCCAGATTGCTACCGAACTGGGGTACTGCGACGTCGCAAGCTTTTCTCATGCGTTTGCTCGGTGGGTCGGCTGCTCCCCGTCGCAGTTTCGACTTCGACGTGCACGCCCGCCAGCCGCATGA
- a CDS encoding NAD(P)/FAD-dependent oxidoreductase — protein sequence MTADQVVILGASHAGVQLAGALRKEKWAGDVLLIGDEGRLPYQRPPLSKAYLAGASQLDDCAIRGRQFYDKQRIELVDGTATAINRSAHTVTLNSGDVVSYATLALCTGARARALTVPGAELTGVHYLRTATDVEAIRAAVVPGCRAVIVGGGYIGLETAASLRAQGVDVTVLEAAERVLERVTAPVVSRFFDRTHRTEGVDVRTSALVEGFRGEGRVEEVVLADGETLAADLVIVGVGIIPNTDLAVAAGLEVDDGVIVDDHARTSDPDIVAAGDCVNQRIARYDRRVRLECVAAATEQAKVAAATICGNEAGLTALPWFWSDQYDLKLQIAGLNTGYDEVLVSGDPDHDRDFTCYYFNDGELIAADCVNRPKDFMNAKRTIAQRSSLDRSELIGATP from the coding sequence GTGACGGCTGATCAGGTCGTCATCCTCGGCGCGAGCCACGCCGGCGTCCAACTCGCGGGCGCTCTCCGAAAGGAGAAATGGGCCGGGGATGTCTTGCTGATCGGCGACGAGGGCAGGCTCCCCTACCAGCGTCCACCGCTGTCCAAGGCATACCTGGCAGGTGCATCACAGCTTGATGACTGCGCGATCCGCGGACGTCAGTTCTACGACAAGCAGCGGATCGAGCTCGTGGACGGAACGGCGACGGCGATCAACCGTTCCGCGCACACCGTCACCCTCAACAGTGGAGACGTGGTGTCTTACGCCACGCTGGCACTGTGCACCGGCGCGCGCGCCCGCGCGCTGACCGTTCCGGGCGCCGAGTTGACGGGCGTCCACTACTTGCGCACCGCCACCGACGTCGAGGCCATCCGTGCCGCGGTGGTGCCAGGTTGCCGGGCCGTCATCGTCGGCGGCGGCTATATCGGCCTGGAGACGGCCGCCTCACTTCGAGCTCAGGGTGTGGACGTCACTGTTCTCGAGGCTGCGGAACGCGTGCTCGAGCGGGTGACCGCGCCGGTGGTCTCGAGGTTTTTCGACCGTACCCACCGGACCGAGGGTGTCGATGTTCGCACCAGCGCGTTGGTCGAGGGTTTTCGCGGGGAGGGGCGAGTCGAAGAGGTGGTGCTCGCCGACGGTGAGACCCTGGCCGCGGACCTCGTCATCGTCGGTGTCGGCATCATTCCCAACACGGATCTCGCGGTCGCCGCGGGCCTCGAGGTTGACGACGGAGTCATCGTCGACGACCATGCACGCACCAGCGACCCCGACATCGTCGCCGCCGGCGACTGCGTCAACCAACGGATCGCACGGTACGACAGGCGCGTCCGCCTCGAATGTGTGGCGGCCGCCACCGAGCAGGCCAAGGTCGCGGCAGCGACCATCTGCGGCAACGAAGCCGGTCTCACCGCGCTGCCTTGGTTCTGGTCCGATCAATACGATCTGAAGCTGCAGATCGCCGGGCTCAACACCGGGTACGACGAGGTACTGGTCAGCGGTGACCCTGACCACGACCGTGACTTCACCTGTTACTACTTCAACGACGGCGAGCTGATCGCCGCGGACTGCGTCAACAGACCCAAGGATTTCATGAACGCGAAGCGTACGATCGCACAGCGTTCGTCGCTCGACAGGTCCGAACTGATCGGAGCCACACCATGA
- a CDS encoding MCE family protein translates to MIEHSRRQHLLYAFVAFAVVVGVVVAALMSYNGRFQATGSIYLNAPRTGLLLVPGSDVKLYGVVIGRVASVDVYGDHARIELAVEEDQLGDLPTNVRAEMEPTTLFGRKYVALTMPEQPAASTLSAGATIDTSQTPVEVYDTFELLVGILDRVDPARVNATLTAVQTGTVDRGEKLGELVDSVNTYLATFNKSLPTLQRDLELGADNLDTFAGLSPDLMATVRHLTTTSKTIVENQSQLTAFLLSFTEFGNTGNRFMTNAGTPLVKAADALAPPAQVLGDYGPIYPCFLDGLNTSRKYLERAFGGARPGLDIVGTLLIGDPPYRPGIDAPEHTAGTAGPSCYGYPRAPGEKGPGHVDFDDGSHAYRDVKSIEDVIGNPFASMIYGMTK, encoded by the coding sequence ATGATCGAACACTCACGCAGACAACACCTGCTGTACGCGTTCGTCGCCTTCGCCGTGGTGGTGGGCGTCGTCGTGGCTGCGCTGATGTCGTACAACGGCAGGTTCCAGGCCACCGGGTCCATCTACCTGAACGCCCCGCGCACGGGGCTGCTGCTGGTGCCTGGATCGGACGTCAAGCTGTACGGCGTAGTGATCGGTCGTGTCGCATCTGTCGACGTGTACGGCGATCACGCTCGCATCGAGCTGGCGGTGGAGGAAGACCAGCTCGGCGATCTGCCGACGAACGTCCGGGCGGAGATGGAGCCGACCACGCTCTTCGGCCGCAAGTACGTCGCGCTGACGATGCCGGAGCAGCCGGCGGCATCGACGTTGAGCGCCGGTGCCACCATCGACACCTCGCAAACGCCGGTCGAGGTCTACGACACTTTCGAGTTGCTTGTCGGAATTCTCGACCGTGTGGACCCGGCGCGGGTGAATGCAACCCTGACCGCTGTGCAGACCGGCACCGTCGATCGGGGCGAGAAGCTCGGCGAGCTGGTCGACTCGGTGAACACCTACCTCGCGACCTTCAACAAGTCACTGCCAACTCTGCAACGGGATCTCGAGCTCGGTGCGGACAATCTCGACACATTCGCCGGACTGTCACCGGACCTGATGGCCACCGTCCGTCACCTCACCACCACCTCGAAGACGATTGTGGAGAACCAGTCGCAGCTGACTGCGTTCCTGTTGAGCTTCACCGAGTTCGGGAACACCGGCAACCGGTTCATGACTAACGCGGGCACGCCACTGGTGAAGGCCGCCGACGCCCTGGCGCCGCCGGCGCAGGTGCTCGGAGACTACGGACCGATCTACCCGTGCTTCCTGGACGGACTGAACACGAGCCGCAAATATCTCGAGCGGGCGTTCGGCGGAGCGAGACCGGGCCTCGACATCGTCGGCACCCTGCTCATCGGCGACCCGCCATACCGACCGGGCATCGACGCGCCCGAACACACGGCAGGAACGGCGGGACCGAGCTGCTACGGCTACCCGCGCGCACCCGGCGAAAAGGGGCCGGGGCACGTCGACTTCGACGACGGCAGTCACGCGTACCGCGATGTGAAGTCGATCGAAGACGTCATCGGAAACCCGTTCGCCTCGATGATCTACGGAATGACGAAATGA
- a CDS encoding MlaE family ABC transporter permease: MSALAPETALPERRQSSTLAPVLKKARHGTEMVGDFFLTFWGIVKMLPRRPFQWRELVAQAWFIASVSIVPTMLMSIPFCVMVVFQINVLLNEIGAIDLSGAGAGVAVIREIGPIVTVLVVAGAGATAICADLGSRTIREEIDAMKVLGIDPIQRLAVPRVIASCGVAVFLNGLVTAIGLAGGYVYGVFLQGATPGQYITAIPILTGIPDLLISELKAGIFGLLAALVACHLGFNAGGGPKGVGDAVNQTVVFSFVLLFLANAVITTLALH; this comes from the coding sequence ATGAGCGCACTCGCCCCCGAAACAGCGCTCCCGGAACGACGCCAATCGTCAACGCTCGCACCGGTTCTCAAGAAGGCGCGCCACGGTACCGAAATGGTCGGCGACTTCTTCCTCACCTTCTGGGGCATCGTCAAGATGCTCCCACGGCGTCCCTTCCAGTGGCGTGAGCTGGTGGCGCAGGCGTGGTTCATCGCGAGCGTATCGATTGTCCCGACCATGCTGATGTCGATCCCGTTCTGCGTCATGGTGGTGTTCCAGATCAACGTTCTGCTGAACGAGATCGGTGCGATCGACCTGTCCGGTGCGGGCGCGGGTGTGGCCGTCATCCGAGAGATCGGACCCATCGTCACGGTTCTCGTCGTCGCGGGCGCAGGTGCCACCGCGATCTGCGCCGATCTCGGTTCGCGCACCATCCGCGAAGAGATCGACGCCATGAAGGTGCTCGGTATCGACCCGATCCAGCGACTCGCAGTTCCGCGCGTGATCGCCTCCTGCGGCGTCGCGGTGTTCCTGAACGGCCTGGTGACCGCCATCGGCCTGGCCGGGGGATACGTGTACGGCGTCTTCCTCCAAGGTGCCACGCCGGGTCAATACATCACCGCGATCCCGATCCTCACCGGAATTCCCGACCTACTCATCAGCGAGCTCAAGGCCGGCATCTTCGGTCTGCTGGCCGCACTGGTGGCCTGCCATCTCGGCTTCAACGCGGGAGGCGGACCGAAGGGTGTCGGCGACGCCGTGAACCAGACCGTTGTCTTCAGCTTTGTGCTGCTGTTCCTCGCGAACGCGGTCATCACCACGCTCGCACTGCACTGA
- a CDS encoding MCE family protein gives MTITGPAIKLGIFLAVSSLITSALFVIVGDLRFGPTTVFRAQFMSASGLRTGDDVKVAGVVVGKVTDVDIVDSGAAAQTGLGAEVRMDVDSHIPVTTTTNAYIRYKNLIGDRYLELKTDPGDVGRRRSADSVIPVSQTKPALDMDALVNGFKPLLTGVNPEQTNKLSAALVSVLNGRTADISDLITQMGELGETIADRDATIGSVVTDLNTVLVTVADRREAFGSVVVQLQELVSELAGDRRLIADGLTNIAGATTELDELLSRARPDLTSDIEHLRGLAQNLNSNTSTINMLLAKMPEAYRLLGRSSGYGSFVNFFVCGLAIRYPTLDGGHADTPMVQVPARRCK, from the coding sequence ATGACAATCACCGGACCGGCCATCAAGCTGGGGATCTTTCTCGCTGTCAGCTCGCTGATCACCTCGGCTCTGTTCGTGATCGTCGGCGACCTGCGTTTCGGTCCGACAACGGTTTTCCGCGCTCAGTTCATGTCCGCATCCGGCCTGCGGACCGGCGACGACGTCAAGGTGGCCGGTGTGGTGGTCGGGAAGGTCACCGATGTGGACATCGTGGACTCCGGTGCGGCTGCGCAGACGGGTCTGGGAGCAGAGGTCCGTATGGACGTCGACTCCCACATCCCGGTGACGACCACCACCAACGCCTACATCAGGTACAAGAACCTGATCGGTGATCGGTACCTCGAGCTGAAGACCGACCCCGGAGACGTGGGTAGGAGGCGGTCAGCCGACAGCGTGATCCCGGTATCGCAGACCAAGCCGGCTCTCGACATGGATGCACTCGTCAACGGGTTCAAACCCCTACTGACCGGGGTGAATCCAGAGCAGACCAACAAGCTGTCCGCTGCGCTGGTCTCGGTACTCAACGGCCGCACAGCCGATATCAGCGATCTGATCACCCAAATGGGTGAACTCGGCGAAACCATCGCCGATCGCGACGCGACGATCGGATCGGTGGTCACCGATCTGAACACCGTGCTCGTAACGGTAGCGGATCGCCGGGAGGCCTTCGGCAGCGTCGTCGTCCAGTTGCAGGAGCTGGTCTCCGAGCTTGCCGGTGATCGCCGGCTGATCGCCGACGGCCTCACGAACATCGCGGGCGCGACCACCGAGCTCGACGAGCTGCTGTCCCGAGCCCGCCCCGATCTCACCTCCGACATCGAGCATCTGCGCGGTCTGGCCCAGAACCTGAACAGCAACACTTCAACGATCAACATGCTGCTCGCGAAGATGCCGGAGGCCTATCGGCTTCTGGGCAGGTCGTCGGGCTACGGCAGTTTTGTGAACTTCTTCGTGTGCGGCCTCGCGATCCGCTATCCGACGCTCGACGGCGGACATGCGGACACACCGATGGTCCAAGTCCCAGCTCGGCGCTGTAAGTGA
- a CDS encoding GMC oxidoreductase, which translates to MNAEASEKDTDYDVLVIGSGFGGSVTALRLAEKGYRVGVLEAGRRFDDADFAKTSWDVRRFLWAPKLGAYGIQRIHLLRDCVILAGAGVGGGSLNYANTLYQPGSAFFGDPQWAHITDWEDELTPYYDQARRMLGVVTNPHMTPADEIIRSVADDMSVGDTFVQTPVGVYFGEPGRTVSDPYFGGVGPDRTGCIECGECMTGCRHGAKNTLLKNYLGLAERAGVVVNPLTTVTDVRQRPDGSWTVDTVKTGAWIRKREKAFTAHNVVFAAGTWGTQQLLHKLKDSGRLPELSTRLGELTRTNSESILGATRYRVDESLDLTKGVAITSSFYPTPDTHVEPVRYGKGSNAMGLLQAPMTDGDGRLPRWLRFIGVALRDPLATARVLAVKGWSERTVIALVMQNLDNSITTFTKRGLFGRRLTSKQGHGEPNPTWIPAGNEATRRIAEKIGGTSAGTWGEVFNVPMTAHFLGGCVIGDDEDNGVIDPYHRVYGYPSLSVVDGSAVSANLGVNPSLTIAAQAERAAALWPNKGEKDLRPIQGSGYRRIEPTEPRSPIVPVSAPGALRLPIIPVRRVADEKISRAATRESSDAR; encoded by the coding sequence ATGAACGCTGAGGCGAGCGAGAAAGACACCGACTACGACGTCCTGGTGATCGGCTCCGGGTTCGGCGGCAGCGTCACCGCCCTTCGCCTGGCAGAGAAGGGCTACCGGGTCGGCGTTCTCGAAGCCGGCCGCAGATTCGACGATGCGGACTTCGCCAAGACCAGCTGGGACGTTCGACGATTCCTGTGGGCGCCGAAGCTGGGTGCGTACGGGATTCAGCGCATCCACCTACTTCGCGACTGTGTCATCTTGGCCGGGGCGGGAGTCGGGGGGGGCTCTCTCAACTACGCCAACACCCTTTACCAGCCGGGATCAGCATTCTTCGGCGATCCGCAGTGGGCGCACATCACAGACTGGGAAGACGAGCTGACGCCCTACTACGACCAGGCGCGTCGCATGCTGGGCGTGGTCACCAACCCGCACATGACGCCTGCCGACGAGATCATCCGGTCGGTGGCCGACGACATGAGTGTCGGCGACACGTTTGTCCAGACTCCGGTCGGGGTGTACTTCGGCGAGCCCGGTCGTACCGTGTCGGATCCCTACTTCGGTGGGGTCGGACCGGATCGCACCGGCTGCATCGAGTGCGGCGAGTGCATGACAGGTTGCCGTCACGGTGCCAAGAACACGCTGCTCAAGAACTACCTCGGGCTCGCCGAACGCGCTGGAGTGGTGGTGAATCCGCTGACCACCGTCACCGACGTGCGTCAGCGACCCGATGGCTCCTGGACAGTCGACACAGTCAAGACCGGTGCCTGGATTCGTAAGCGCGAGAAGGCGTTCACCGCTCACAATGTCGTCTTCGCGGCGGGTACCTGGGGTACCCAGCAGTTGCTGCACAAGCTCAAGGACTCCGGCCGCCTTCCTGAGCTCTCGACGCGACTGGGCGAGTTGACCAGGACCAACTCCGAGTCGATCCTCGGGGCCACCCGTTACCGCGTCGACGAATCCCTCGACCTCACCAAGGGCGTGGCGATCACGTCGTCGTTCTACCCCACGCCGGACACCCACGTCGAACCCGTCCGATACGGCAAGGGCTCCAACGCGATGGGGTTGTTGCAGGCGCCGATGACCGACGGCGACGGACGGTTGCCGCGATGGCTGCGATTCATCGGCGTCGCGCTCCGGGATCCACTCGCCACAGCACGTGTCCTGGCGGTGAAGGGCTGGAGCGAGCGGACCGTGATCGCACTGGTGATGCAAAACCTCGACAACTCGATCACCACTTTCACAAAGCGCGGTCTGTTCGGTCGCCGGCTCACCAGCAAGCAGGGGCACGGCGAGCCCAATCCCACCTGGATCCCCGCGGGCAACGAAGCCACGCGGCGCATCGCCGAGAAGATCGGCGGCACCTCCGCCGGAACGTGGGGCGAGGTGTTCAACGTGCCGATGACCGCACACTTCCTCGGCGGATGCGTGATCGGGGACGATGAGGACAACGGTGTGATCGACCCATATCACCGCGTGTACGGCTATCCGTCGCTGAGTGTGGTCGACGGTTCGGCCGTGTCCGCGAATCTGGGCGTCAACCCGTCGCTGACCATAGCTGCTCAGGCCGAGCGGGCCGCCGCGTTGTGGCCGAACAAGGGGGAGAAGGACCTTCGCCCGATCCAGGGTTCGGGTTATCGGCGCATCGAGCCCACCGAACCCCGGTCGCCGATCGTGCCGGTCTCGGCGCCTGGAGCGCTGCGACTGCCCATCATTCCTGTCCGTCGAGTGGCAGACGAGAAGATCTCGCGGGCCGCAACGCGTGAGAGCTCCGACGCCCGATGA
- a CDS encoding cytochrome P450, whose amino-acid sequence MSIAATVAEKAQSMIPIDLQIRGAHVYDKTRRIVTRTDGQKIFTETPIPPVDEVDLAEIDLSNPFLYRQGMWRSYFERVRNEAPVHFRSESPFGPFWSVTRHADIIAVDKNHEAFSAEPFIIIGRPPRFMDIAMFIAMDPPRHDKQRAAVQGVVAPKNLREMEGLIRARVREVLDGLPLNEPFDWVQTVSIELTARMLATLLDFPYDKRHKLVEWSDLATSMEQANGGPSDNDRVFREMVAMAQGLSSLWRDKAARTVAGEEPGFDLITMLQSNEDTKNLLDDRPMEFLGNLVLLIVGGNDTTRNSMSGGVLALNEYPEQFEKLKANPDLIPNAVSEIIRWQTPLAYMRRVAKKDVMLGGQFIRKGDKVVMWYASGNRDERVFERPDELIIDRANARNHIAFGFGVHRCMGNRLAELQLRILWEELLPRFDNIEVVGEPEYVQSNFVRGISKMMVRLTPKGEM is encoded by the coding sequence ATGAGCATCGCAGCCACCGTCGCCGAGAAGGCGCAATCAATGATCCCGATCGACCTTCAGATCCGGGGGGCGCATGTCTATGACAAGACCCGCCGAATCGTCACAAGGACCGACGGCCAGAAGATCTTCACCGAGACCCCGATCCCGCCGGTGGACGAGGTCGATCTCGCCGAAATCGACCTGAGTAACCCGTTCCTGTATCGCCAGGGTATGTGGCGCTCGTACTTCGAGCGTGTCCGCAACGAGGCGCCGGTGCACTTCCGTTCGGAGAGCCCCTTCGGTCCGTTCTGGTCGGTCACGCGACACGCCGACATCATCGCGGTCGACAAGAATCACGAGGCGTTCTCCGCCGAACCGTTCATCATCATCGGCAGGCCCCCGCGTTTCATGGACATCGCGATGTTCATCGCGATGGATCCGCCCCGGCACGACAAGCAGCGCGCCGCAGTGCAGGGCGTGGTGGCTCCGAAGAACCTTCGTGAGATGGAGGGGCTCATCCGCGCGCGCGTCCGCGAAGTCCTCGACGGCCTCCCACTCAACGAGCCGTTTGACTGGGTCCAGACTGTGTCGATCGAACTCACTGCACGCATGCTCGCGACGCTACTTGACTTCCCTTACGACAAGCGGCACAAGCTGGTCGAATGGTCCGACCTCGCGACCTCGATGGAGCAGGCCAACGGCGGCCCCTCGGACAACGACAGGGTCTTCCGTGAGATGGTCGCGATGGCGCAAGGCCTGAGTTCGCTGTGGCGGGACAAGGCGGCACGTACCGTGGCCGGCGAAGAGCCTGGCTTCGACCTCATCACCATGCTGCAAAGCAACGAGGACACCAAGAACCTCCTCGACGATCGCCCCATGGAGTTCCTCGGTAACCTCGTGCTGCTGATCGTCGGCGGCAATGACACGACCCGCAACTCCATGAGCGGCGGAGTGCTGGCCCTCAACGAATACCCCGAGCAGTTCGAGAAGCTCAAGGCCAACCCCGACCTCATCCCCAACGCGGTGTCGGAGATCATCCGCTGGCAGACCCCTCTTGCTTACATGCGCAGGGTCGCCAAGAAGGACGTCATGCTCGGCGGCCAGTTCATCCGCAAGGGTGACAAGGTGGTGATGTGGTACGCCTCGGGCAACCGAGACGAGCGCGTCTTCGAGCGTCCAGACGAGCTCATCATCGACCGGGCCAACGCCCGCAACCACATCGCGTTCGGTTTCGGTGTACACCGCTGCATGGGCAACCGGCTCGCCGAGCTCCAGCTACGCATCCTGTGGGAGGAGCTCCTCCCTCGCTTCGACAACATCGAGGTGGTGGGTGAGCCGGAGTACGTGCAATCGAACTTTGTCCGTGGGATCAGCAAGATGATGGTTCGCCTGACCCCCAAGGGGGAAATGTGA
- a CDS encoding TetR/AcrR family transcriptional regulator: MATPPSFHDEVRDLLRDRILDSARDLVVERGWSAVNMSRVAREVGISRTTLYNEVGTRDQLAASLIAREADRFLHGVVEGIADEQDIVDGLTAAAERTLTLGEDNELLMSIISGRLQGGELLSLVTVDSEVVLGRATQVVADQIRSRKPDLDEFALESITEIFVRLTVSHLLQLRGSRAESVVQIHAVILALFASPPAPPAG, from the coding sequence ATGGCTACGCCCCCGAGCTTCCACGACGAAGTACGCGACCTGCTGCGCGATCGCATACTCGACTCCGCTCGCGATCTCGTGGTGGAACGGGGATGGTCCGCGGTGAACATGTCCCGGGTGGCGCGCGAGGTCGGAATCAGCCGTACGACCCTCTACAACGAGGTCGGGACCAGGGATCAGCTTGCGGCATCGCTGATCGCACGCGAGGCAGACCGCTTCCTCCACGGGGTCGTCGAGGGCATCGCGGACGAACAGGACATCGTTGACGGACTCACAGCCGCCGCGGAGCGCACACTGACCCTTGGTGAGGACAACGAGCTTCTGATGTCGATCATCTCGGGCAGACTCCAGGGCGGCGAACTCCTGTCGCTGGTCACCGTCGACTCAGAGGTCGTCCTCGGGCGGGCGACGCAGGTGGTAGCCGATCAGATCCGTTCTCGGAAGCCCGATCTCGACGAATTCGCGCTGGAGTCGATCACCGAGATCTTCGTACGACTCACCGTGAGCCACCTGCTCCAGCTCCGGGGTTCGCGTGCCGAATCCGTCGTGCAGATCCACGCTGTCATTCTCGCCTTGTTCGCAAGCCCGCCAGCTCCCCCGGCGGGATGA
- a CDS encoding 2Fe-2S iron-sulfur cluster-binding protein gives MATITYITHDGDDYEADLVEGKSLMQTAVDEAVPGIDGDCGGEAACGTCHVIVDPAWIKTVGRSGEGEEEMLSMHPEREGTSRLSCQMIATEEWDGLTVRLPEFQL, from the coding sequence ATGGCCACGATCACATACATCACCCACGATGGAGACGACTACGAAGCCGATCTCGTGGAGGGGAAGTCGCTCATGCAGACCGCCGTCGACGAAGCCGTCCCCGGCATCGACGGTGATTGTGGTGGCGAAGCGGCCTGCGGTACGTGTCACGTCATTGTCGACCCGGCGTGGATCAAGACCGTCGGGCGCAGCGGCGAGGGCGAGGAAGAGATGCTGAGCATGCATCCGGAACGGGAAGGAACCTCGCGGCTGTCCTGCCAGATGATCGCGACTGAGGAGTGGGACGGCCTGACTGTTCGCCTCCCGGAATTCCAACTCTGA